TACTAATATCATTATTATCTATTTCTCCAGTAGATTGGTTGTAATCGTTACATAAGTATACATTTTTTTTGTATTTTGAATACTTTAAATCTGCTTTTAGTAAATCGTTTGCTGCATCAGAGTTGCTAGTGTAATTATTATTACTAGAATAATTATTGCTTGCTGCATCTTCCCGTTTTCCTTCAACTGTAATTATAGTATATGTAGTTGCTAAGTATTTTCCATCTTGATAAACTGCTATTTTATAAAAACCAGCTTCTTTAAAGATGTAATTATATGTAGCAAAAGAACTACCACTTTTTACATCAAAATGTTCAGTATCGTAAATTTTATAGTTTTTAGTTCCATCATTTTTCAATTTATCAATAAATAATGAAAGTGTTTTATCGGTTTTTATTGCACTGCCTCCATTATTATACACCATATAAACAGAGCCACCACCTTGTTTAATATCCCAAGATTGAAATAATTTACTAGTAGGTTCTCCTGTACTTGAATTATAAGATGCACATAAGTAAACATTTTTCTTGTACTTACTATATGTAAAATCGGCTTTATCTAATTCTGCAGTTTCAATACTGTTTAGAGCAGTTTGGGCTTGAATATTACTGACTAAAAATAAACTAAACAATAAAAAAAGTAAGTTCTTCATAATTAATAATTTTTTTCTTGCTAAAATATAGTAAAAATTTCAGATATGTTGTTAAAAATTTTTAAAGCATACTATCATTTCTACTGTAAGTGTTAATTTTATTGATTACAGAATAGTTAAAATTATGCATTTTATTGCATTTGACTTTCAATCATAGTGGTTTATTTATTCAACTTTATAAATAGTTTTAAATGTTTCGCAGACCAATATCATATTTTCATCAAATGGTAAATCATAACTTTGCATTTCTCTTGTGAAAAATGCTTTGTGTACTCTTTTCCAATAAGCAAGAGATTTGTCTCCTTCGCCTTCTAATGCTGCAAATGTTGCAGTTATTTTATTATATGGTGTAAGTGTTACATTTGTTGTTTCAATAATTGCTTTAGCATTTCCATTCCAGTCGGTAACAATAAATTGTTCTCCAACTTTTGGTAATGCTTCATTATTAATTTCATAGGAAAATAAAGCACCAACAGTAGCTTGTTTTATTCCTTTTACAACTAATTCGGCACATTCATTCGCACTTTTTTCATTATCGCAGAAATAAAAAGCAGTAGGTAAGTCTTTGGTTTTATTACTAGGATTTTGCTTTAAGAAGTCATTCCATATTTGTGCTAAAGATAGTGTTGTATTTTATGGAATATTTAAATATTTATGTGTTTGTAATGATAGTTGCCACTTTGGATTTTCTTTGATGTAAGTAATAATACTAGGTAAAACTTTTTCTTGTTTACTTTCTTCTGGTTGAAGTAATAATTGACAATTAGAATTTATAAGTAATGCATTGTCTTCTGCAAATTTAAAATCAGATTGATTATACACAATGACTTTAAGTTCATTGGCAATTTCAAGCATTGATTTTAAACAAGGTTTGAATTTTTTTGGCGAGACGCAAATCCAATCAAAATTACCAGATAAAGCATAAGCACCAGAAGTTTCTAAATGAATACGATAATTTTGTAGATGTAATGCATTACACAATGCAGTTAAATTATACAGTAAAGGTTCGCCACCAGTAATAACTACAATTTGAGTTGGCGTTTGTCGTATTGTTTTAACTAAATCATCAATTTTTACAAGTTGATTTTTAGTTACCGTCCAAGAATCTTTTACATCACACCAATGACAACCAACATCACAACCAGCCAAACGAATAAAATAAGCAGCAGTACCACTATATTTTCCTTCGCCTTGCAAAGTGTAAAAATGTTCCATTACAGGAATTTGCGTATTGGTATTAAAATTCATTGCTCAAAAATAAAAAAACGCTTATAAATATTACAAGCGTTTTTAAGTAGTAGCATAAGTTTGGTTTAAAAATATAATAACTAATTGAGAGTCGTTTTTACTAGGAATGAAAGTAGCGAAATCTAACAGGTAATCTACTTTATAACAGTTCATAGTTTAAGATTGCCTGTCTCTACCTGTCGGCAGACATGGTATCGACAGGTAGACCACAATTTTATTTGTTTTTCTCAAAAATTCTACAATAGATATATTGATTATTCATTTTTAAACTAAAAATAAACCAAACCCAGCTTATTTCCTACATTCCACCAGCATCTGAATTGTCTTCATCTATGAAGTGGTCTTTTTTCTTCTTGTTATAGGTACTATTTGGCTTCTTTCCGAAGTTATAAGTAAAAGTTACATTTAATCTTAAACTTTCCCAATCTCTTTCTACAAAACCACTAAAGTTATCAGAAACACTACTTACTCTAAACTTCATGGTGTTAAATATATCAGAAATATTAAGAGCAATCGTCGCTTTATTGTCTTTTAAGAAATCTTTTTTGAATCCAATATTTACAAAAGTAAACGGTTTTAATTCGCCTTGTAAGAATTTTCGTTTGCCTCTATAAAACCACATTACTTGAATACTTGCTGTCTTTTTCCAAACAGTCATATTACTTATCATTCTTATATTCCACTGAAAACTATTGATGTTTTGATTAGAAACCTCGCCAGTGCTAGGAACAGAACCACTAATAATATTGCCAAACAAGTTAGCATTGGTCATAATATTCCACCATTTTGTAATTTGAGTTCTTAATATCAACTCTAAACCAACATCTTTACTATTGTCTAAGTTGCCAAAATCTAGTGTCGCCACACCATTGCTGTCTAGCGTTCTATACCTTGTATACGGATTTTTAGAATATTTAAAAAACACAGAACTTGTTAAAAACACATTTTTAAAATTTTTCACATAGCTAAATTCTAAAGATTCTGTAAAAACTGGTTTTAAGTTTGGATTTCCTACTCTTATATTGTATGGATCTGAATATTCTCCAAATGGATTTAACATTCTACTTCTGGGTCTATTGATGCTTCTTCTATATTGTAGTGAAATCTCATGACCTTTTTCAAACTTTTGAGCCAAATAAGCGGAAGGGAAAAAGCTAATATATTTATTGGTGAAGTTGACATTTCCAACCGACTGATTGCCTTTTATGATAGAATGCTCCATTCTTACACCACCTTTATAGGAAAAGTTTTTATACGAACCACCATAGATAACATATGATGCATTGATTATTTCTTTATATCTGAATTGATTGCTTAAACCATTATTTTGTTCAAAACTAAGCGTTGTTCTATTTAGACTGTCTGATGTAAAGTCGTTTAAAATATTTCTATAAGCACTTTTTGCACCAACTTCTAGTAAACCATTGGCTTTTTCAAATGGCTGAGCATAGTCAATTTGTCCGTAAGTAGTGTGATTAATATCTTTAGAAACATTGTGTTCTTGAGTAGCTAAAATAGTTTCATTAATTGATTGATCTAAAAAATAACTTGGTTGATAATATTCTGGATTTTCTTGTTGTTTAAAAAAAGAATAATTACCAGTTACAATTAAATTCTGACCTTTTTTATCGAATGTCTTAGTATAAGTTAGAGTATTATCTGTATTGTAGTCATTTTGATGATCAGTATAATTTCTTTTGTAATAGTTATACAATATTGCTGCCGAATCTAAAAACTCTGTTTCAACATCACCTTCATCATTACTAATACCTGTATTGAAAGTTGTATTAAAAGTTAATGCATTTTTATCATTAATTTGAATATCTAAGTTATTGGATAATGTATTATTTATTTTATGACTAGTAGAATAATCATTAGAATTTAAATAATTGGTTAAAGTTGGCAATGTGTTTTTTCTATCGTTAAAACCTTTCCAAAAAGTTTCAATAAAATTAAAACCATAATTAGCAGAATAATTTATTTTATCTTTCTTTACATTGATAAAAAAACCAGCATTAGCATCGTATTTAGTACCATAACCAATACTAAAATTACCATTAACACCTTTTTGCTTTACATCTTTTTTCAATATAATATTAATGATACCACCTTCGCCTTCTGCATCATATTTTGCAGATGGATTATTGATAATTTCTACACTTTCTATGGTATTAGCTGGAATAGATTGTAATATAGCTTGCGTATTTGCACCAGTAATTCCAGAAGGTCTACCATTAATAAATACTTGTAAATTAGAAGAACCTCTTATAGAAATACCACCATCATAATCTACATCTACAGTAGGAATTTGTTTTAGAACATCTGTAGCAGTTCCACCACTTGCTAAAGCACTTTTTTCTACATTAAATACTTTTTTATCAGCTTTTAATTCCATTACAGCTTTTTCAGCAGTAATTTGTACTTCTTGTAATACTTGTTCGTCTGGTTTCATTTCAATAGTACCTAAGTTTACTTCTACATTATCTGGCGGAATAATCATTAACTTTTCTACAATATAATCTTGATAACCTAAAAAACTAAGTACTGCTTTATAAGCACCAAGTTGTATTGCATCAATAGAAAAAACACCATTGTCGTCGGTAAGCGAACCATATTGTAGTGTACTATCTTTTAAGTTAGTTAGTACAACAGAAGCATAAGCCAATGGTTCTTTATTTTCATCTACCATTTTTCCTTTAGCAATGCCAATAGCAGGTATATTTTGAGCGTTTAATTGAATACTTGTAATACAAATACTCATTAGTAGAAATAAATATTTTTTCATTTAATTTGGGTTTTTACGATTTTAAGATGGTTAAAAATAACATAATCCAACCAATTATAAAAAGCAATCCACCGATTGGTGTAATTGGTCCAATAATTTTAGTCAGATTTCCTAGATGTAATAAATCTTTACAAGCTAATAAATATAAAGAACCAGAAAAGAATAAAATTCCGAAAGCAAAACAATATGCACTTATTTGTAAATATTGATTTTTTATATGTTGTGCTAACAAAAAAACAACTAGTAGAACCAATGCATGCACAAATTGATAAAATACAGCTTTTTCAAAAATAATATGCTGATAATCATTTAGCTTTTCCTTTAAAGCATGTGCTCCAAACGCACCTAAAGCAACACCTAGCATACCATAAGCAGATGCAATTAGTCCAAAAATTTTCATTGATGCAAAGTTACGCTTCTAGCATAAACTTATTATTAATTTTTTATAATGAATGTTAAAAAAGCGTTGGACTAGTATTTGTAATTTGCCAATTAATTATATTTTTATTTTGCTGTTTTAATAATTTATTAGTCGTAGAAAAGTGTTTGCAACCAAAAAATCCGTTGTGAGCCGAAAAAGGAGATGGATGTGCTGCTTGTAAAATATGGTGTTTGTTAGCATCAATTAACGAAGCTTTATTTTGAGCATGTTTTCCCCATAATAAAAATACTATGCCACTATTATGTGTAGATATTGCTTGAATAACTGCATCTATAAAATTTTCCCAACCTTTTTTTTGATGAGATGCTGGTTTACTTGCTTCTACGGTTAAAATAGTATTTAATAAGAACACACCTTGCTCAGCCCATTCTGTTAAATTACCATGATTAGGAATAGTGCAATGTAAATCTTGTTGTAACTCTTTATATATATTTACCAAAGATGGTGGTGGTTTAATGCCATGTTGTACTGAAAAACACAAACCATGTGCTTGATTTTTTCCATGATATGGATCTTGACCAAGAATAACGACTTTTACATTATTAAATGGTGTAAGTGCAAAAGCATTAAAAATATCGTTGCCTTTTGGATAGATGATTTTACCTTGTTGTTTTTCTGAAATTAAAAAGTTTTTGAGTGCTAAAAAGTAAGCTTGTTCAAATTCGTTATGCAGTATTTCTTTCCAGCTTTCTTCAATTTGAATGATATTTGACATTATTTTAAACTATTTTTTTTGAAATATAAGGAAATAAAAATATCTTTGCAATCGCTTTTAGCAAAATGGTCGCGTAGCTCAGCTGCCTGTCTACCGACAGGTAGAGATAGAGCAACAACCAAAGTTATTTGAAAAAATATGGGATATTATGTATATGTTTTGAAAAGTGTTAATTTTAATCGTTTTTATATTGGAATGAGCGGTGATGTAGAAAAAAGGTTAAAAGAACATAATGCTGGATATACAAAATCAACAAAAGCATATATACCTTGGATACTCTTTTTTAAAGAAGTTCATTCAGATAGAATTGAAGCAAGAAAGAGAGAAAAATACTTAAAAAGTGGTGTAGGAAGGGAATATATAAAAGCAAAATGGTCGCGTAGCTCAGCTGGATAGAGCAACTGCCTTCTAAGCAGTCGGTCACACGTTCGAATCGTGTCGCGATCACTTGAAAATCAAAGGGTTATGTGATATAAATGCATGACCCTTTTTTTATTTGCATACAATTTGCATTTAAAACTACTCTAAAACTAAATCGATGTTGTTATTGAGCAATTGCTTTAGCTCATTAGGTAAGCTATAATTTGATAGTATTATTCCATCGTGTATATCTATCCAATCATTACAATCTGCATTGTATCTTAATATATCGTAGTCTTTAATACATTGCATATTTTCTTCATTATGTTGTTTAGGTAAGTTAAAACCAAAGCGTTCAAATATTCTAAGTCCTTTCATAGCTCTTAAAATATTGTGTAGTGCATTGACATATATTTTAGCTGGAATCTCCTCATTATTTTTAGGTTTTGTAATAATTTTACTACCATATTTAATTACCTCCACTAAGCAAATTTCGTTATCAAAGATTTTCACCTTGTGTTGTGCTTTTTTACTTGCCCAAAATGTGCCTTTCTTTCTGTTGCAATAATATAGCCATTCTTTTATTAATATATCTGCTGTTAATTCGTTTGGTACTATGATGTGAAAATGTGGATTATATATTTTATCTTTTGGATTAAAATTGCATTCTAAAGATTTTATGCCTTGTAATTTTATATCATTGCCACGCAAGTTTCTTTTCTTGTATTTATTTATGATTAGTCGGAAACCACGCATTACTGCTTTCATCATAGCATTTAATTTTGTAGCAGAAACACTTTTTATAGTTAGCGTTACAAAGTAAGGCGTTTCCCATTTATTGATAACTGGTAGGTACTTATTAATTAGTTCTGCTTTTCTATTTCCACTACACACTGTACAAATTCTATTTTTGCAGTAATTACCATAAACTCGATTGCCATCACTTATTAATTCATTCAAACAATAATAGGTATTCCAATATTCTTTTAAGCAATCTTTATGTCCTTTTTTCGCAGCAACATCAATTAAGCAAAGTGCTAACTTTTGTGTGATTAACTTTCTTTTGTTTCTTGCAAAAACTAATTCATTGTTTGAAATATCTGAACCTTTACCATTTACTATAATCATTGGCTTTGTGGAGGTTTTTACAATTTTACTTGTCTTGCTTTGTGCTAATGTATGTACACCTCTACCCAAAAGCAATTTATTGTTGCTTTCGTTCATTACTTAGTATTTTTTACAAAATGATTTTCTGCTTTAGCTTTAATTTCTGCTTTCGTTTTTTTACGACCTGCTTTTAAGTATGCTACTAATTCTGTTTTATCGAAATAGCATCTTTTGCCTCGCTTCATTACTGGTAGTTCTTTTTTAGAAATTAAACCATAAATTGTAGGAATAGATAAAGACAAAAATTCGGCTGTTTGTTCTACAGTTAGAAATTCAGTAATATCATTTTGAGATTTACCATTAGTTGATTGATTGGTAAGTATTGCTAAAAAATTTTCTATTCTTTCTAACCTTTCGTCTATTACATCAAATGGATTATACATGACAAATTATTTTTGCCAAATATGAAAAGTGGATTTGGTGGATAAAAAGGTGAATTTGGTGGATTTGGTGGACACCCTTATTTTATTATAGTTTTGGTGCGTTATTTTTTGTAAAACTTAGCGAATAGATAACAATAAAAACAGAAATTATATCTTAAAATGAAAAAGGAGCTATTAAAATAATAACTCCAATAGGTGGTAATTGGTATTATAAATATCGCTTACACATTAAAAATAGGCGAATACTCAAAAAGATGCATCCACCTGTATAAAGGCGTCAACTTAATGGTACAACCCCTACATTACAAATATACGCAAACTTTAATTAAAAAGTTTACAAGAAATTTTTATAAAGATTTCCATAAATAAAAATGGAGGTAAAGACTATGCCGTACCTCCTAACCTTTGGGATTGTGCTTAACTGTTAGGTTTAGCATCTCGCTCCTAATACAAATATATGCAAAATTAATTAAAAAGTTTACAAGAAATTTTTATATAGATTTCCATAAATAAAAAATGAGGTAAGGTGCTATGTCCTTACCTCTTAGTCTCTGGGATTGTGCTTAACTGTTAAGCTTAGCGTCTCGCTCCACACTACAAATATATGCAAACTTTAATTAAAAAGTTTCATCATAATCATCGTTTATGTTTAATGCATCATAATCACAACTATCGCAACAAAAACCTAAATTATATTTTTGATATTCAAACTCATTAGCATTTATTGTTGGGCTTACATATTCTGTAAATAAATAATGATTGCCTATAAAATCATTACAGTTAGGACAAGTATTAGCATAATATGAATTATTAATTGAATTACTATAATTATCTTTAATAATAACACCTTTTGATTGTGCTAATTTTAATTCATTTTCTTTAAAAAAAGCTGGTGCAATAGCAGTAGATTGCTTTCTAATAATATCAAGTTCTACACCTTTAATAAAAGCAAGTTTCATACTTTCGTTACATTTCCAACATGGAGCAATAGCAATGTACAATTCTAATTCTTTCATTTCTAAGCCACACTTTTGACAAAAAATATTATTTTCCATATCTATTGTTTTGTAGTAAAATATTTATATAAAGTAGTTTTTTTATAATCTTTATTATTAAAGGAAACGGATTTGAATATAGATATATTGTTTTTTGCAAATAGCAAATATTCATAAGGCAAAGTGCCATTTTTTTCGCTACGATATAGTTGGTTTAAAGCCCAGCCAAATTTTTTAATATTTACTTTGCCTTTTATTTTTATTATTGAACATTTTGTAGGAAATTGTCCTGTTGTAAAATAAGTTTTTAATGACGATACTAATAAAGTATAATCTGTTTCTAACATTCGTTCTTTAAAGTCAAACAAATAATCTTCAATAGTAGATTCTAAAACATCATTTTCGGTTTCAGTTTCTTTTGGTGCTTCTGTATTTTTATCATTTTGTGGAGGCAAGTCGTTTAGTAGTGGTATTAATTCGCTAATAAATTGCTTTTCATCATTAAACCATGATTTTAGTATTTTCCTATATTGTTGTTCATCGTCTATTGGTTTGTTGATATATCCTTTTTTTATTTTAAGTTCTCTGCTTTGTAGTATAAGTTCTAATTTAATTTTGTTAGGTTCTGTTAGTTTACCTTGCTCATAAAGTGTTTTTGTATTTATATTAGTTAAAATTTGATTAGTTAAATTAAGTAAAAAATCTATCAATTCATTTTTCGTAAATGGTTTTATAGAAGTTGCCTCTAAATATTTGTTGTAATGAGGTTTGCCTATACCTATTGGAATTTTACTAAAATCTTGCTTTAAATGTTTAAAGAAACTCAATTCAAAAGGAAATATTTTATACCATTTTTCGTAAGTCTGTACTAATACATTTAAACTTACTTTTGGTCTGTCTTTATCAACTTTTCCATAATTATTTATAAAATGTAATATTCTTTTTTTTCGTTCTATAAGTTTTTTATCTACTTTAAGATTATTAATTATTTGTTTGATATAATGAAAAAAATGATTTGCATACGGAACACTTCCACATTCTACTGGAATACTACCAAAACTATGAACAACAAAGGTAAAATAGTCAGTTATTTCGTTGTACCAATCATCGGTTGGTAAACAATTCATATAGTGGTTTTTAGTAAAAATGACTTTGTCTGCTACTAAAGTAGAAGTATCTTCATAGAGTTTTCTATCAAAGCCATGCATCTTGTATAATAATTTATGCTTTTCACAACAATTAGGAAATTTATCATAAAATTTTAATGCGTCTAATTTAATTTTTTCATGATTAGATTGGCAACCTTTGCATTCTAAATAATTATGATATTCTCCTTTAGTTGGTATTATTGCAAAAGGTGGTTGGTAAATACCTCCAATAACTTCAAATCCAATATTTCTATCGCAAAAGTTTAATGCTTCTATATTGTTTGACTGAAAATAAAATTTACTTTCCATTATTCTGCATTTTCCATTTCATCAATTATTTTCATAGTTTTTACACTAACTGTACATACTCTTTTTAATAGTTCTATTACTTGTGTTTTATAGTCGGCAAATTTGTAGTTATTAAATTTTTCGGCAATAGTTGGGTCTTTTGGCTTTTTTTCTTTGTACTGGTCTAAAATCCATTCTAAAGCAGAGCGATTGCCTAATTTATATTGCCATGCTAAAGTTGGTATATTTTGTAGTGTAGTATTTTCATCTAAAATAATTAGGTTGTTTTCTTTGTCTGCTTTTAATTTGGCTTTTGGTTTTTCTTTGGTGTCTGTAATAATTTCTGTAAGATTGTAAAGTGCTATGGTTTCGTAGTTTAAGTGTAATTCCATTAATTGCTTTCCCCAATTGCTCCATTGCTGAAAGTTGCTATACAATGGTATGCGTGGAAACGCTCTTTTTAGATTGAGTTCGTATTTTTTGCGATATGCTGGACTGTGTAATACACCATATACATAATGAAAAATGCTTTCTTTGGTAATGCCTTTTTTGCCATATTGTTTAGTAAATTGGTTAAAACCCCAATCGGTTATATTTTCTATTTGGTTTCCGTTGGCATCGTAACGATAGAATGGTAAGCATTGCGTTTTTTCTATTAAATCATAACAGTAAGGTGTATCTGTAACCAATACTGAAAATGGCTTTGATGACGACCCTCCTGAAATGCTTATTACATAATTTTTATTTGAAAATAAAATAGGTAATTGATATTGCATCTCATTTAGTTCTTTGCTGAAATACAATTTCTTTTTAATAAAAGGTCTGTATAAACTATCAATAATTAGTTTGTCATCATAAAAATATTTCTTGCCTTTTGATAAATCATTTTTTACTGCTCTTGTCCATTTTATAGAGTAATCTACTAAATTCTTAATATCGTCTTTATCTTTTCCTTTGTGTTTTTCTAAACCTTGGTTATATACATCTATTAAAAAATTTACTTTGTCTATTATATTTTCTTCTTTAAAATCATAAACCCACTCATCTCTTGCTGTTACCACACCTAAAGAAAATAACTCAAACAATGCTTTTTTGCTTTTGCCTTGTTTTACTGCTTTGTCTGCTAAAGGTAACAATGTATCAAAGTCGTTATCGGCAATATTTATCCAATTGTTGTTTTTGTCAGGTTGTATGTGTGTAAAAGGTATGTCTTTAAACTGCGTTTGTGCAAACCATTGTAGCTTTTCTTCTTTTAGCATATCGTCGGTTAGTGTATAGTATTGTATATTACATTGTTTAGCCATAGTTGTTGTTATTTTAGTTTTTTGCGTTCTAATCGTTCTCTTGCTTCTATTATTATAGCGTGTAGTTTTTGTTCTAATTTCTTTTTTGGAGGTAGCTCTGTCCAATATTCGGCAACCATAATGCCGTCTTTGTGCATTTCTAATAGTTCTATTTGCTCTCTGCTACTTTCGGCACAAAGTATTAAACCAACTGGAGCTAATTCGTCTTGTTTTCTTTCGTATTTATCTAGCCATTTTAAGTATAGTTCCATTTGTCCTTTATGTTTGGCTTCAAACTTTCCTATTTTTAACTCAATGGCAACTAATCGTTTTAGGTTTCTGTTATAAAACAATAAATCTAAATAAAAATCATCACCATCAATAATTATTCTTTTTTGTCTTTCTACAAAAGCAAAACCTTTACCTAATTCTAATATAAAATTTTCTAATTCTTGTAAAATTGCCTGTTCTAAGTCGTTTTCTAAATAAGTATTTTGTAATCCTAAAAAATCTAATAAATATGGGTCTTTAAATGTGTTTGATGTTAGTTGTTCACTATCTATAATTTGCAAGTTGGCAATCTGAGTGCGTTCGTAAGTTTTGGTAGCAATTTGTTTTCGTAAATCTCTTACACTTAATAACTCCATTGCTGTTTTTTGAGCGTAAAATAGTTTTGCTTCCATTTCTTTTAATGGTAATAGTGTTAAGAAATGCGACCAACTTAATTGTCGTGACAGTGTAACGACAATTTGAAAATCGTTGAATTGATTGGCAAACTGTATCATTCTACGCAAGTTTTTCAACTCAAAATTATTGCCATATTTGTTTTGTAATTGTATAGAAAGATTAGCTACAATAGCTTTTGCATAATCGGCTCGTTTATTATCTAATATATCTTGATTAATTCTATTGCCAACTTGCCAAAAGAGTAAGGTAAGTGTACTATTAACTTGTTTAATTACTTGCTGTTGGTTTTTTTCTATAAGTTGTGATAACTCATTAAAAAGCAGAATTTCGGTAGATTGTATATTAGTTTTTTCTTTTGCCATTTATTTTTATAATTTTGTATTGATTAAGAAGTTCGGCAACAATTGAAATATAACTTCATGTTATTGTAGGGTATCCTACTTAGGTTGATTGAGGAGCTTCTTTTTTATTTTTATCATATTGATAAGTTTCCAAATATTATTTTTTTTGTTTGTTATTTACTTTTACTAAAAACATAATGGCAACACCTGTTTGTATGCCAAATACATTGTGTGTAGTACCTGCAATTTTTGGATTGGCTCTTACATCGCTTTTGGTATCTACAATATAAGCAAAATCAAAATCGTTTTGTATAGATTTTCTAAATCCATCAAAAGTTCTGCTATCAATAAAACTTCGGTTGGTAATAAAAGCTATAATTCCATTATTGTCTAATCTATCCATAGCCCAACGATAAAAACGAGCGTACATATCATAGACTTTAGTTTTTTGTGCTGTACTATAATGTATAAAAGTATCTTTAATGCGTTTATCTATTTTAGGATACTCGCGATTTTTGTTATTATCGTTTTCGTTTAATTGGTTGGCGTTGTATGGTGGATTGCCAATAACGACAGCAATTTTTCTACCATTTTGTTTTCTTATTCGTTTGCTGTTTTCTTCTG
Above is a genomic segment from Chitinophagales bacterium containing:
- a CDS encoding DUF1016 domain-containing protein; this encodes MAKEKTNIQSTEILLFNELSQLIEKNQQQVIKQVNSTLTLLFWQVGNRINQDILDNKRADYAKAIVANLSIQLQNKYGNNFELKNLRRMIQFANQFNDFQIVVTLSRQLSWSHFLTLLPLKEMEAKLFYAQKTAMELLSVRDLRKQIATKTYERTQIANLQIIDSEQLTSNTFKDPYLLDFLGLQNTYLENDLEQAILQELENFILELGKGFAFVERQKRIIIDGDDFYLDLLFYNRNLKRLVAIELKIGKFEAKHKGQMELYLKWLDKYERKQDELAPVGLILCAESSREQIELLEMHKDGIMVAEYWTELPPKKKLEQKLHAIIIEARERLERKKLK